The Rosa rugosa chromosome 1, drRosRugo1.1, whole genome shotgun sequence genomic sequence aagaaacagaaaaactaAAGAACATGTAGAACAGAAATTTTTCTCATGAACCTTTTAGGATATGAACATTGCTTAAAGGATAAATTTTTTACTTTCTCTGCATTAAATTTGGAGAGCAGAGTGTTTAATGTTATTGATTTAAGGGGCAACTTTGGAAATTCAAGTTTCAAAATATGAGTGGGAGTGCAGGTAAGAATGAGTGTAGATTTCAcaatccttttccttttttataaGCTGTTTGTTTCTGAGGATATTGAGATTTTGAAACACAACCAACATCACAAAAATTGTAGAGAGAAAAGTGCACCAGTTTAGCAAGCAGTACTACTGACCACAGGAGCAATTTAACTTATTGTTGGTTTTGGTATAGGGCTCATATATTGTTCATCTATTTGAGATTAATACAGAAATATGTGATATCCGAGTCATCCTAATGGTTAAAATGGAATAtatcatattatttttattGCCAATTCCACCAATTCACCAACCCTGAATCTATTTGAAAACCTCGGCAATAGGGGCCACATCACACACTGGcttccattcagacaacataaattcaTAGAAAGGAAAACAGAATTCATAGAAAGGAAAACAGTTCAGACATTTCATTCCAATGCCAACCTAACCCACATAGAGACTTAATGTTCTTCATTAGACAAACGGACCAATGGTTAGTGAAAACCTAAAGCAACAACTGATAGCTAAAGGAAATGTCATATAGTTGTCACACATAGTTTAAAAGAAACTTCAAACAAAACAAGTACCCCTGAAAACCCCAGTTACTTTAAACACAGAATCCGTCTTAGGAGAAGATTGAAATTATGCATGTTGTTTATTACATGAGTCAACAATTTAAATCTAACCAATGTTAACagtaagaaaaacaaagagagagtCCACTTGGTCAATAGAAGATAATTATAAATACAGGGAAATGATAATGTTCAGAAGCATACCCCATGGGAACTCCTTGTTGCGAATGCGCATATAAGGGTACGGCTGCAAACATACACAATACAGGATGTGAATTATTACCAAAACCTAAAGGTGAAGGTGTAAAGCATACCAAAGAATCTAAATTGCGACAATAAATTAGAATACAACAATCTAAACATAGACAGCATGGCATAACACTGTAAAAATACAAAGAATTATTCACAAAGCTCGAGAAGAGAGCTCACAGGAGGTGTTTCGTAGTGATGATGGCCCTTCGACAGAATGTAAACGGCTAGTCCAGTGCATGAAATAATGCCTAAATATGTTATCTTCTCCCACTTGGCCGTCTCATCTGACAAAGTTAAACAATCAGATCAAAcaaaattgcaaaaacaaaacaattcggCAGccctttgatatatatatatatatattttctacaAACCCTAATGCACCTCAAAGTTTCATATGTCTTTGTCAATATCAATATGCAACTCAAATTCAAGCTAAACAGAAAAAGGAGCTTTCAATTCAATCAATGCGTTGATAGGATCCCCAAATTTTCATATAATTATCGAACATTTCCACACTATCCATATCGAACAAAATATTATCAAACAGAAAACCCTAATCATGTTAATTGAACTCTCAGATTCACAAAATTTCACAATTCgaataaaaatcaaaactagCCCAATATGAAATTCGAATAAGCATGTATATGTGCGCGTGGAGCTGTGACTATtggagaaagggagagagagagagagagagagattggagaTTACAAGCATCGTCGTGACcggcggaggaggagaaggagcgcTTGGGCGGCGCAGAAGACCGAGAGCCACCGCGCAGGGCGGTTCGGAGCGCACCAGATCGGAGCATCGCCATCgccattttctctctctgagCAGCTCGCGTTCAGTATTCTATAATTTCCAGACGGAAAGCAAAGCGTGGAAATGCGATTCTGAATCCCCTTTTGTTTTCAGAAGAGGGAGCAATGGGCCAGCTTGTTACAACATGGCCTTGGGCAATTAGAGTTGGAAGTTGGAAGCCCATAACAAATGCCTTAAAAATACAAACTCTCGGAGAAATAACTCAAGTTAATTCACAAggactaagagcatctccaacagtaggaattactttttagttaaatttagctaaagatgtgaaatatagctattgatttaacaatgttgctccagcagtagtagctatttgtaaataatatactaaaTTTTGTCGAAtcataaactgacatgtggataaaagaggagagagaaatataacttttgctttagctatgtaagattctctagctaaatatagctggccattttagctaaagctaaatttaacttgggtatagctagtctgttggagttgatttTTGCTctaaaaatagttatatatagctaaaaattgaatttagctagtctgttggagatgctctaaggtcTCGTTTGTTTTACGGATTTGAGGTTGGAGAGGTAATAGTATTAGAACACGTAATGGTGGAGATCTTTTGCAAAATGTCTATTAGAACACTCTGGATGTGTAGGTGTGTATGCAAAACTTGGCATTGTTGGTTTTCAGACCCTCAGTTCTCCAAATACCTATTTTCAAGGACACCTTCTTGCCTTTTCATCCACTGGTTCAGGTTAACGAATTTCGTCCCTCGAAGCACCTACTTTTTGGTCAATACAAGGCCTCACCCAAATGTCTCATTGAAGCTGCAGAAGCTTTCTGCCAGATATCCCCGAGTATGTTCAACTTGTGGGTTCATGCAATGGCCTAGTATGCCTAGAAAAGttttgatctctctctctctctctctctctctctccccgtcgCCGCCGAGCAACCTCTCTGAGGCACTAGTGTTCAAGAGCTACGATGCGTTCTCGTCGGCGGCGAAGTCCAACAGAGGTTGTTGCACGTTCTTCTTTGTGAAATGGTGATATGGCCAACAACATGAACAATGAGCTAGATGAGACGCTGAACTCGATGTCAGTGCACTTAGGCCctgtttggttggtggaaaggaaaggaatcattttcctttccattgggaaagtgaatcctgaggggggggggggggggggaggaacCAATTTCCTCCACTTTTACCTTTCTTTTAGGAACCaatttcccttccttggctgtcccaaacgcaggaaatgaaacactttcctttcccaatgcccagATTCTGGGAAACAAACATAGCCTTAGGGTTTGAGGTCAGAACATTAGGCCTGATGAAGTTGAGCGTCATGAAATGAGCGAAATTAGTCTCCAAAGTCTTGACCAGAGCCGAAGGCACGATTGTCGAAGCAACCGATGTTGGAGCCAAGCTCAAGGTCTGCAAGGGAAGGAAGGGGAGAGATGCAAAGGAAAAGGTGGACGGCTGAGAAGAAGAGAACTAATTATGAGCTCGAACCGCGCTAGCTCCGCACATGAATCGACGACAGTCGGAAAGGACATGaggctagcaacaaaagctactcttatgaaatttccggcaacctccggcgaggtcacaaaagttactgtcaccaaTAAAAAGATACGCTCCCAAAAATCAAAAGCTACTGCCACTgacacaaaaagatactctcaccagcaacaaatgGCTACTGTCACTATCACcggtaacaaaagctactctcaccatcaccaaaagctactcaagcaaaacaaaaactacactaaccaataccaaaagctactcctaccaacaacaaaaactactgtcaccaacatcagaaagctactgtcaccagaaacaaaagctactgtcaccagcaacaaaaataCTTTCACCAATATCAAAAAAGCTACTCTCAGCAACACTAAAAACTACTTTAACCATCACTAAAAGATACTCACACCAGCACCAAAAACTACTATCATGCAAAACAAAATCTATTCGCACGATTGAAAAGCCTATTACCAGAGATTAACAAAGCTACTATCACCGACTGAGAAAGCTATTACCAACCAACACAAAAACTACTATGAAAGATTAAAACAACTATAAATTTACAATGTCGAAGGCTTGCAATGCTCAACTACTATCACTGTGTTGAAAAGCTACTATAACAGTTATAGAGAGTTACTGACATCAGCTTAAAAATATACTAACGTAGCCGTAAAGTACTGTGTATTTAATCAAAGTTCCAATTGATGTAACACACCTCCTTGATCTTTGGAACCTAGACTCTTTTCTTCTTGACAATTATTTCAGTTTCCTACTAGATGACGATTTCAGCAGGTCCCTCTTCTACATAGCCCCAGTCATCATCACCATTATCATTTGCATTTTCGATCTGCCACAAATATcacaaggaaacatgaaaaacCATCCTCCTGATAATATGCTTCTCTCAAAGTATTCCAAAATAAGAAGCAATTGATATTCCCAATGAATAGGATTCTCTCTTAATCCTACCAAGCAATTAATGCTTATCTCAAACATAATAGAGTTTTGACGAAACAGTAATTAAGCATCAAAGAACAGTATATTTGTGCTTCTAAATTAAAGTTAAGCCTACCATGAACATGTGCACAATCATATGTATATCTATAGTGAATAATTTAAAAGCTGCAAATAACAACGCAACAGGCAACAAACTAAACAAAGCAAGCACTTTGAATCTT encodes the following:
- the LOC133722447 gene encoding cytochrome c oxidase subunit 6a, mitochondrial, whose product is MAMAMLRSGALRTALRGGSRSSAPPKRSFSSSAGHDDAYETAKWEKITYLGIISCTGLAVYILSKGHHHYETPPPYPYMRIRNKEFPWGPDGLFEAKHEDHH